Proteins encoded by one window of Xiphophorus couchianus chromosome 13, X_couchianus-1.0, whole genome shotgun sequence:
- the ahdc1 gene encoding AT-hook DNA-binding motif-containing protein 1 gives MSGSSDPQHSGQTGAPAGRGETQPEKKSFVVRLEKLERPESWSGELTLHGAFQDPFYDVLALVTSDIAPTSPSTLATGAHLQEGLGHGTYLQRHSDTCMTAEADTFSETLRNMQAHVDPEVHAEAFSNPHMDNCGIMEISNHSDSIDSEHSKTLTVEAMNTTSPQTLPLAIGNHPATTNPLEAPAARTAEFDTPSNYAPLPSGPNPITVPSSLPVETEKKYALRSSGRPRFPLHLRKSSRLHRSIEDGGKGRDRGREEEETLEEKIWMVKEDEITADAKEQRSSVDSVLPAPTCHTDRPLTPSEPKPAPKPLLKPGPRLGHRPGPKSRCKPPLKYVHKAAPKSILKQRLAAQALRQSAASHLTFESSSPGPLLTMKEERGAGMGVCPPSNSKKGRYVGVRKIVVKVPRIPVSLSRRQKSYKISSLETVTGTEKTNDGSPEGSEATREPTALLRMKNNGKSVMVMFPPGELPVILKRRRGRPPKQPLPGIQVEVPSAGATGITGDQPKKPRRRRRTKLPCPFPSYVNDTNDVKAEYGDVLSKLAFLNRQPPATGRCSPPRCWTPSEPESFHTPLENPGISTLLHRLTGSRRPRGGRGGGLGRGGGAGGGIMGSECNKSTFSDFFESIGKKRKLNLLSQHGLPRKRRKGVGGGVGRGGGMVGTEPGGEKIVKRRRMRKNGAFKGGVVSMGQDWPNGTGVWDEEGAMDKERALGGYQICGSPRGGFSSCNVGRGGAYSGPAGSKGGGPAGEDSQGLFAGYFRSLLDSDDSSDLLDISSQSDPRKSSSSAYDPSSSAASHSWSPPFPKWSTKGTNAGVEGSAQAHCSSARPPYSYGSLAQVSPTTSTYPKSTPPSLSHSPSSPHPASYGHYPSGYSCSPPVGLQRSSDCSFGYGGKGTPANQIGYLNYQGATKRGYSGYPGVSHSPMGRGESAGPTSPGGGYMSVAKGSPFSSSATEGYKQYNSNQWSCRQAFGGWSADNFGSQYHGYSEYGSNESKDILDISNYTPQKAKRQPFPESLSESSSDSSHVGSTAPVIGPSSTGGSYRQNEAASVSAGQSSLSSLEKLMMDWHESASGPSYNWSQDVLFQGGGTNKPGRGRRKRTELHLEKEGGSALHSDSPSSPSPTAAPGPKRGGAGGRGRGSRGGRGGLSSCQRERPTGSKGRGKMASVSGAGLMVSAGGPEGSGLFQEGLDYYSGDSSSLSPLATPNPAPPSSYLQDTCEYPSPYSAHPSTPSSEERYPALYPGESSSSLSPSVSSPPYPPKPTPPPTQPYHLLPSRTFSPSCSPSPRLTPHCGTALSPSHRPPPKDPQFSQYDSPSYCSSPYWYGQTSHSGSPSPHSNTTVHAHSNPHASPHGNAHANSLTNPTVNTHTHMSDTQHQSHTNLSSHTSTHPASHLQSSQPHLNAHLPALAHPNPSPGLLSHSTPGLYEERSPSSAMAPHKRDLVPHSMSTGLRQGPLPHSPYSKPPLDASPHQEDTSGYTLPQQSYQGVGHRYTPQTAQGGGVLCQLLDPASDDSFSVTSL, from the exons ATGAGTGGCTCATCGGATCCTCAGCATTCAGGCCAAACTGGAGCTCCGGCAGGTCGTGGGGAGACTCAGCCAGAGAAGAAGAGTTTTGTGGTTAGACTGGAGAAACTGGAAAGACCTGAGTCCTGGTCAGGGGAGCTCACACTCCATGGCGCGTTCCAAGATCCATTTTATGATGTACTGGCACTTGTAACCTCTGACATTGCCCCCACCTCCCCATCCACCCTGGCAACTGGTGCTCACCTGCAGGAAGGGCTGGGGCACGGCACCTACCTGCAGAGACACTCTGACACCTGCATGACAGCCGAGGCGGACACGTTTTCAGAGACGCTCAGAAACATGCAAGCACATGTAGACCCAGAAGTGCATGCAGAAGCTTTCTCAAACCCGCACATGGACAACTGTGGAATCATGGAAATCAGCAATCACAGTGATTCTATAGACTCAGAACACTCTAAAACTCTCACAGTAGAGGCCATGAACACAACTTCACCTCAGACTTTGCCTTTGGCGATTGGCAATCATCCTGCAACTACCAATCCGCTGGAGGCCCCAGCAGCCCGGACTGCGGAGTTCGACACGCCCTCAAACTACGCTCCACTCCCCTCTGGCCCTAACCCAATAACGGTGCCTTCTTCTCTACCCGTAGAGACAGAGAAGAAGTATGCCCTCCGCAGCTCTGGGCGTCCTCGCTTCCCCTTGCATCTGCGTAAATCCTCTCGGCTGCATCGAAGCATTGAGGATGGGGGGAAAGGCAGGGACAGGggaagagaagaggaggaaacattAGAGGAGAAGATCTGGATGGTTAAAGAGGACGAAATCACTGCAGATGCTAAAGAACAGCGTTCTTCTGTGGATTCTGTTCTACCTGCACCTACTTGCCATACAGATAGGCCTCTTACTCCGAGTGAACCTAAGCCTGCTCCCAAACCTCTACTTAAGCCTGGGCCCAGACTTGGGCACAGACCTGGACCTAAATCCAGATGTAAGCCTCCGCTGAAATATGTGCACAAAGCAGCTCCTAAGAGTATTTTAAAGCAACGTCTGGCAGCACAGGCCCTCCGCCAGAGTGCTGCCTCTCATCTCACATTTGAATCTTCTTCACCTGGTCCTTTGTTAACTATGAAGGAAGAACGTGGTGCAGGCATGGGGGTCTGTCCTCCAAGTAACAGCAAAAAGGGCCGTTATGTTGGT GTAAGGAAGATTGTTGTAAAGGTGCCTCGCATTCCTGTCAGCCTAAGTCGCCGACAGAAGAGCTACAAAATTTCCAGTTTGGAAACCGTTACGGGGACTGAGAAGACTAATGACGGCAGTCCGGAGGGGTCTGAGGCGACACGAGAGCCAACTGCACTCCTCCGCATGAAGAACAATGGGAAAAGTGTGATGGTGATGTTTCCTCCTGGAGAGCTCCCTGTGATTCTCAAACGCAGGCGGGGGCGACCTCCTAAACAGCCTTTACCGGGAATACAGGTCGAAGTACCCAGTGCAGGGGCTACTGGGATTACTGGAGACCAGCCCAAGAAGCCCAGGAGGCGACGTCGGACTAAACTCCCCTGTCCGTTTCCCTCCTACGTTAATGACACAAATGATGTGAAAGCTGAATATGGGGATGTTCTCTCCAAATTGGCATTTTTAAACCGCCAGCCCCCTGCCACTGGTCGCTGCTCCCCTCCTCGTTGCTGGACACCAAGTGAGCCAGAAAGCTTTCACACACCCCTGGAGAACCCTGGAATATCCACCCTGCTCCACAGGCTCACCGGGTCTAGGCGACCCAGAGGTGGCAGAGGAGGGGGGCTCGGCAGAGGTGGAGGAGCAGGAGGGGGCATCATGGGCAGTGAGTGCAATAAAAGCACTTTCAGTGACTTCTTTGAATCTATTGGGAAAAAGCGAAAACTGAACCTCCTGTCTCAGCATGGATTACCGAGGAAAAGACGGAAGGGTGTGGGAGGAGGAGTGGGTAGGGGAGGGGGCATGGTGGGAACAGAGCCTGGGGGTGAGAAAATTGTCAAAAGGAGACGAATGAGAAAAAATGGTGCATTTAAAGGGGGAGTGGTGTCCATGGGGCAGGACTGGCCCAATGGGACAGGTGTATGGGACGAGGAGGGGGCTATGGATAAGGAAAGAGCTTTGGGTGGGTATCAAATCTGTGGATCTCCAAGGGGGGGCTTCTCCAGCTGTAATGTTGGACGAGGAGGGGCCTACAGTGGCCCAGCTGGAAGCAAAGGGGGTGGGCCAGCAGGAGAGGACTCACAAGGCCTATTTGCCGGGTATTTTCGATCCCTCCTCGATTCTGATGACTCCTCAGACCTCCTGGACATCTCCTCCCAGTCTGACCCCCGGAAATCTTCATCTTCTGCCTATGATCCATCCAGCTCTGCGGCCTCTCACAGCTGGTCTCCTCCATTCCCCAAGTGGAGCACTAAAGGAACAAATGCAGGGGTGGAAGGTTCAGCACAGGCACACTGCTCCTCTGCAAGACCCCCTTATAGTTATGGAAGCTTAGCCCAAGTATCTCCTACCACCTCTACGTATCCTAAATCCACACCGCCATCTCTTTCGCACTCTCCCAGCTCCCCCCACCCAGCCTCTTATGGTCACTACCCTTCTGGTTACTCCTGCTCTCCACCCGTAGGGCTACAGAGGTCCTCTGACTGCAGCTTTGGGTATGGTGGCAAAGGGACACCTGCCAATCAGATAGGTTATTTGAACTACCAGGGAGCAACCAAGAGAGGCTACAGTGGCTATCCAGGAGTAAGCCATTCCCCCATGGGTAGAGGGGAGTCAGCAGGACCCACATCACCTGGAGGAGGGTACATGTCTGTGGCCAAAGGGAGCCCTTTCAGCTCCTCTGCCACAGAGGGCTACAAACAGTACAACTCCAACCAGTGGAGCTGCAG GCAAGCTTTTGGTGGTTGGTCAGCAGACAACTTTGGGTCTCAGTATCATGGGTATAGTGAATATGGCTCCAATGAGTCCAAAGACATCTTGGATATCTCAAACTACACCCCCCAGAAGGCTAAGCGACAACCGTTTCCTGAGAGCCTGTCAGAATCCTCCTCGGACTCTTCACACGTTGGCTCAACAGCGCCTGTTATCGGACCCAGCTCCACTGGAGGCAGCTATAGGCAGAACGAGGCTGCCTCTGTGAGTGCAGGCCAATCGAGTCTGTCCAGTCTGGAGAAACTAATGATGGACTGGCATGAGAGTGCTTCAGGACCGTCATACAACTGGAGCCAGGATGTCCTTTTCCAAGGTGGGGGGACGAACAAACCCGGGCGTGGTCGCAGAAAACGGACTGAACTGCATTTAGAAAAGGAAGGAGGTTCTGCCTTACATTCGGATTCACCGTCTAGTCCTTCCCCAACAGCCGCTCCGGGACCTAAGCGGGGAGGGGCTGGAGGACGGGGAAGAGGCTCCAGAGGAGGTAGAGGAGGACTATCTTCATGTCAGAGAGAGCGTCCAACTGGGTCCAAAGGCAGAGGCAAGATGGCCTCTGTGTCAGGAGCAGGACTGATGGTGTCAGCTGGAGGTCCAGAGGGTTCTGGGTTGTTCCAGGAGGGGCTGGATTATTACAGCGGAGACAGTAGCAGTCTTTCTCCACTGGCCACACCTAATCCTGCTCCACCTTCCAGCTACCTCCAGGACACCTGTGAGTACCCCTCCCCTTACTCAGCCCATCCCTCCACTCCGTCCTCTGAAGAGCGATATCCAGCCTTATACCCTGGTGAATCCTCCTCTTCCCTCTCACCCAGTGTGTCGTCTCCCCCTTACCCCCCGAAGCCCACCCCTCCTCCGACCCAGCCCTACCACCTTCTCCCATCCAGGACCTTTTCCCCCTCTTGCTCCCCCTCGCCACGTTTGACCCCCCACTGCGGCACAGCGCTCAGCCCATCGCACCGACCGCCTCCGAAAGACCCCCAATTCTCCCAGTATGACTCCCCCAGCTACTGCAGCTCTCCTTACTGGTACGGACAGACATCACACAGCGGCAGCCCCAGTCCGCACTCAAACACAACCGTGCACGCCCACAGCAATCCACACGCAAGTCCTCATGGAAATGCACATGCTAACTCCCTCACTAACCCAACTgtaaacacgcacacacacatgagTGACACACAACACCAGAGCCACACAAACCTGAGCTCACACACCAGCACTCATCCAGCCTCACACCTCCAAAGCAGTCAGCCCCACCTTAACGCTCACCTGCCCGCCCTCGCACACCCCAACCCCAGCCCTGGCCTGCTCTCCCACTCAACACCTGGGCTTTATGAGGAGCGCAGCCCTTCCTCTGCCATGGCCCCCCACAAGCGGGATTTGGTCCCTCACAGCATGAGCACAGGCCttcgccagggtcccctccctcaTTCCCCTTACTCCAAGCCTCCTCTAGACGCCTCACCCCATCAGGAGGACACCAGTGGCTACACCCTGCCCCAGCAATCCTACCAGGGCGTGGGACACCGCTATACCCCCCAGACCGCTCAGGGTGGAGGGGTGTTGTGCCAGCTCCTGGACCCAGCCAGTGATGACAGCTTCAGTGTCACCAGCCTGTAA